In the genome of Candidatus Zixiibacteriota bacterium, one region contains:
- a CDS encoding PAS domain-containing protein, which produces MKNDLSSNSKNTGKPKLLHKQNAEPDKSQPELIATEEDILKSGFRFFSAVKEAPLVVFTFNKNGIIISLAGGSLNKLGIKSKNYIGKSVFSIFKNIIDRKHFEDVLNGKLSKSIIRIDDLSFETHYSQLLNEKDEIIGIAGAAIDISERKSTEDKLNSTLESLNDFKYIVAKSPAVVFRWRFTEKWPDEWHLEFLSDNIFQFGYKANDVLSGRISWQEISHPDDAERLEKEIADYIKKGITDFSQKYRIITKSGEIRWIEDQTTAIKDSHGKITHFQGILFDVTERKQAEEELRETYKIISKSPAAVFLWKNEQNWPVEFVTNNVKKLFGYTAEEFVAGQISYDRVIHPDDLDRVMDEVTGYSKDEGIEGFTHKPYRIITKDGDTKWIDDIMEVRKGKDGKITHYQGIVIDITERKEAEEELQEKEERIRAQFKGIPIPTYSWKRVNNDFELVDYNDAAMEITQNKIKDLIGVKAKDLYHDKPEILRDLRRCFNNRITINKEILYYYKTTGESKYLSVRYAYVPSDLVIVHTEDITEIKQIEMRNEVKLQFLANLRSAANINECLRLGCMAICEAKLFKQAIVIINNSKKEITNLEQIGSDDNSIQSSKDNFVHDMELLKDVESRKYRISNSYFIPEEANAFSEKAQEFVEKMPESANDNSLWKTGDRHIVPIIGIDNQYEGLLYVDTPFNKKRPALNTVVYLEEIIDIVMKKVHELQILIKLQKERQMLQEKNIALKEILSHIEEEKVEFRAQIAKNIDKTIMPAFTKLIKNDGTVNHTCYSFIMNCLEKFVSSAGGMLYSYSKLSGREKEVCTMIMGGATSKEIANDLNIALATVCKYREKIRKKLGLTNKKINLITALKIL; this is translated from the coding sequence ATGAAAAACGATCTTTCATCAAACTCTAAAAATACCGGGAAGCCTAAACTGCTGCATAAACAAAACGCTGAACCTGATAAATCACAACCAGAATTAATAGCGACCGAAGAAGATATACTCAAAAGCGGGTTTCGATTTTTTAGTGCTGTCAAGGAAGCGCCTTTAGTCGTATTTACTTTTAACAAAAACGGGATTATAATATCCTTAGCGGGCGGCAGTTTAAACAAACTCGGAATTAAATCCAAAAACTATATTGGCAAGTCAGTTTTTAGTATTTTTAAAAATATTATCGATAGAAAACATTTTGAGGATGTTCTTAACGGAAAATTATCAAAATCAATTATAAGAATAGATGATTTATCATTTGAAACCCACTATTCTCAATTGCTGAATGAAAAAGACGAGATTATAGGCATTGCCGGTGCAGCCATAGATATTTCAGAACGTAAAAGCACTGAAGACAAATTGAATAGTACATTAGAAAGCCTGAATGATTTTAAATATATTGTTGCAAAAAGCCCCGCAGTAGTTTTCCGTTGGCGGTTTACTGAAAAATGGCCTGATGAATGGCATTTAGAGTTTCTCTCGGATAATATATTTCAGTTTGGCTATAAGGCAAACGATGTTTTATCAGGACGCATTTCCTGGCAAGAAATCTCCCATCCCGATGATGCCGAAAGGTTGGAAAAAGAAATTGCTGATTATATCAAAAAGGGTATTACGGATTTTTCTCAGAAATATAGAATAATAACCAAATCAGGTGAAATACGCTGGATTGAAGATCAGACGACGGCGATTAAAGATTCTCACGGTAAAATCACTCATTTTCAAGGAATCCTTTTTGATGTTACCGAACGCAAGCAGGCGGAGGAAGAGTTACGCGAAACCTACAAAATTATTAGCAAAAGTCCAGCGGCGGTATTCCTTTGGAAAAACGAGCAGAATTGGCCAGTTGAATTCGTTACTAATAATGTTAAAAAGTTGTTTGGCTATACGGCTGAGGAATTTGTAGCCGGTCAGATATCTTATGATAGAGTTATTCATCCCGATGATTTGGATAGGGTGATGGATGAGGTAACCGGATATAGTAAGGATGAAGGAATAGAGGGGTTTACTCATAAGCCATACCGGATTATTACCAAAGATGGTGATACTAAATGGATTGACGACATAATGGAAGTCAGGAAAGGCAAGGATGGAAAAATAACGCACTATCAGGGTATCGTTATCGATATTACCGAACGCAAAGAGGCAGAGGAAGAGCTGCAAGAAAAAGAGGAAAGGATAAGAGCGCAATTTAAAGGTATTCCTATACCCACTTATTCTTGGAAAAGAGTAAATAACGACTTTGAGCTGGTTGATTATAACGATGCAGCTATGGAAATTACCCAGAACAAGATTAAAGATTTAATTGGAGTAAAAGCAAAAGACTTATACCATGATAAACCGGAAATTTTAAGAGATTTACGGCGATGTTTTAATAATAGAATAACTATCAATAAAGAGATATTGTATTATTACAAAACTACTGGCGAATCCAAATATCTATCGGTAAGATATGCTTATGTGCCTTCCGATTTAGTGATTGTCCATACTGAGGATATTACCGAGATAAAACAAATTGAGATGCGAAATGAAGTTAAACTGCAGTTTTTGGCAAATCTACGCAGCGCTGCAAATATTAATGAATGTCTCAGACTTGGCTGTATGGCAATATGTGAGGCAAAACTGTTTAAACAAGCAATAGTGATTATAAATAATAGCAAAAAAGAAATTACCAATCTTGAACAGATAGGTTCAGATGATAATTCTATACAATCCTCGAAAGATAATTTTGTTCACGATATGGAACTGCTAAAAGATGTAGAATCGAGAAAATATCGTATTAGTAATTCCTATTTCATTCCCGAAGAAGCAAACGCTTTTTCTGAAAAGGCTCAAGAATTTGTTGAGAAAATGCCCGAATCGGCAAACGATAATTCATTATGGAAGACCGGCGATAGGCATATTGTTCCGATTATTGGCATTGATAATCAATACGAGGGCTTGCTTTATGTGGATACACCTTTCAATAAAAAAAGACCGGCTTTAAATACAGTAGTTTACTTGGAAGAAATTATTGATATTGTCATGAAGAAAGTTCACGAACTTCAAATTCTCATAAAGCTTCAAAAAGAAAGGCAAATGCTTCAAGAAAAAAATATAGCCTTAAAAGAGATATTATCCCATATCGAAGAAGAGAAAGTGGAATTTAGAGCGCAAATTGCTAAGAATATCGATAAAACAATTATGCCTGCCTTTACGAAACTTATTAAAAATGACGGAACAGTGAACCATACTTGTTATAGCTTCATTATGAATTGCTTAGAAAAATTTGTATCCTCTGCAGGCGGTATGCTGTATTCTTATTCCAAATTATCGGGTAGAGAAAAAGAAGTTTGCACTATGATAATGGGC